A stretch of the Engraulis encrasicolus isolate BLACKSEA-1 chromosome 19, IST_EnEncr_1.0, whole genome shotgun sequence genome encodes the following:
- the LOC134434981 gene encoding trichohyalin-like has product MEQVKKMIDQDGTLTEEEKAFIMEHVVKELSQQDKAQNEHVNQMEFEEEDETVMEHVKKQLEREEICEEDKIFIMEEVKDLIQKDKAAQVTELCEHNTRVKEEEEPVMELNIELKDMEKVPKDNGTELTNGEEELIKENGEVDLVKSLMEIEALTGEENEVIIEPLKELVQKDNTPTNQENEFSDHKTIVEVEKSLVDNGFELEKTELNEQISEEGQEKPTGQENKFIVEPLKDLVQKEEAPTAVEPKAESKAPEKELQKVLVDKETELKGQEEKTLMEHGTDLKDIEKLLEDNDVMKEVPTQPQKSLVEKKECMEPKVQLVLVTELQLQDKEPEKAEEHMDYQTDIKNQEKAELTRTNQEEKLMELKTEQKDLKEEPKEQRQELIDQDNEQHLDQEQHMEGKTEETDGQANEHERMNDTHCESETRVGETQVEDTNQTRYSVHEKLERLREELEKRQHFQDIQTKFMDILRLKMHMIAHRLDAGNENNTEMQRMEAQMAEKIADLERLKKGTIPKSKGMQETSGGHEGKIDQIESVIAGVREEVVKEKLRMAEHTIAQQQRQICVLERTAAEFMIMYKEMQKDKEEAQRHREEQDQRILQLQTLAAELMTKMTEMERQTNEAAQRREECENTTEAEERIAEDNDLRQGEHQLAMVMLDEANILNAEEDGENKEKIQTPCLDLEEKEWTEVGQETNDQRAEQGEVEIEVMEEANMLSEKEERKKYKEEIKTTLEDMRRDIWVAGDQGTPGVTLVSLSQASLTSGQEDTLPWFTLDAVISCSSTNAEVEKMSMELEREEQKPMEKEDNEEKEAIEMEKKQTKKVELADQRKEWTEVGQETNDQREEQGEVEIEVMEEVNMLSEKEERKTYKVEIKTTLEDIRRDIWVAGDQATPGVTLVSLSQASLTSGGQEDPLPWFTLDAVISWGSTNAEVEKGSMELEGKELNNVEKEFKEEKEVIEMEKEQTKKVEPADQRKEWTEVGQETNDQGEEQGEVENEVMEEANILREGEDRENDKEEIKTTRLDFEDMRRDIWVAGDQATPGVTQLALSQGSATSGQGDTLPWFTLDTVIIWNKGTELDEETTDKGKYQGSPGVTQLSVGQDSPTSGKGDTLPWFTLDTIMSWKSTNAEVEKMSGQLDSKELNNVGKQEKKEKQKEQTKLHEVIEKVTKAMEAKGEQDIALAEHKNDDEMTAHRDDEKHQKISTDGPIPLTGSHQKSIKPMQVTREVKNDRKLMSETSTNTLLGWGDPNFLRPEDDGMETATEGERRVDQPESHQGEKKKKKSVLKWLKKRLGFK; this is encoded by the exons ATGGAGCAGGTAAAGAAGATGATAGACCAGGACGGCACATTAACAGAAGAGGAAAAGGCATTCATCATGGAGCATGTAGTAAAAGAATTAAGTCAGCAAGACAAAGCACAGAATGAACATGTAAACCAAATGGAATTTGAGGAAGAAGATGAAACGGTGATGGAACATGTAAAAAAGCAGCTGGAGCGAGAAGAGATTTGTGAAGAGGATAAAATATTCATCATGGAAGAGGTTAAGGATCTTATTCAGAAAGACAAAGCAGCGCAGGTGACAGAACTATGTGAGCACAATACCAGagtaaaggaagaggaagagcccGTTATGGAACTTAACATAGAACTAAAGGACATGGAAAAAGTACCGAAGGACAATGGAACTGAACTGACAAACGGAGAAGAAGAACTGATTAAGGAGAACGGAGAAGTGGACCTGGTAAAGAGTCTGATGGAGATTGAAGCATTGACAGGAGAGGAAAATGAAGTCATCATCGAGCCATTAAAAGAACTTGTGCAAAAAGACAACACCCCGACTAATCAGGAAAATGAATTCTCTGATCACAAAACCATAGTGGAAGTGGAAAAGTCACTGGTGGACAATGGATTTGAACTGGAAAAAACAGAACTGAATGAACAGATAAGTGAAGAGGGACAAGAAAAACCTACAGGACAGGAAAATAAATTCATCGTGGAACCATTAAAAGATCTAGTCCAGAAAGAGGAAGCCCCCACTGCTGTGGAACCTAAAGCAGAATCGAAGGCACCTGAGAAAGAACTGCAAAAAGTTCTTGTGGATAAAGAAACAGAACTCAAGGGCCAAGAGGAAAAAACCCTTATGGAACATGGCACAGATCTAAAGGACATAGAAAAATTACTGGAAGACAATGATGTGATGAAAGAAGTCCCCACTCAACCACAGAAATCACTTGTGGAAAAGAAAGAATGTATGGAACCCAAAGTCCAACTGGTGCTGGTGACAGAACTGCAACTGCAAGACAAAGAACCAGAAAAAGCAGAAGAACACATGGATTATCAAACGGATATCAAGAACCAGGAAAAAGCTGAATTGACCAGGACCAACCAGGAAGAGAAATTGATGGAGCTAAAAACTGAGCAGAAAGATCTCAAGGAAGAACCCAAGGAACAGAGACAAGAGTTGATAGACCAGGATAATGAACAGCATTTGGATCAAGAGCAGCACATGGAAGGAAAAACCGAGGAGACTGACGGGCAAGCAAATGAGCATGAGAGAATGAATGACACACATTGTGAGAGTGAGACGAGAGTCGGTGAGACACAAGTTGAGGATACAAATCAGACAAGGTATTCAGTGCACGAGAAACTGGAACGGCTTAGAGAAGAGCTAGAAAAGCGCCAACATTTCCAGGATATCCAGACTAAGTTCATGGATATACTGAGACTGAAGATGCACATGATCGCACACAGACTGGACGCCGGCAATGAAAACAACACAGAGATGCAGAGGATGGAAGCGCAAATGGCAGAGAAGATTGCAGACTTGGAGAGACTGAAGAAGGGCACCATACCAAAAAGTAAAGGGATGCAAGAAACGTCTGGAGGCCATGAAGGAAAGATCGATCAAATAGAGAGTGTCATTGCAGGGGTGAGGGAAGAAGTAGTGAAGGAGAAACTGAGAATGGCTGAGCATACCATTgcacagcagcaaagacagatatgTGTCCTGGAGAGAACCGCAGCAGAGTTCATGATAATGTACAAGGAGATGCAGAAAGACAAAGAGGAGgcccagagacacagagaggaacaGGACCAAAGGATTCTACAACTGCAGACATTGGCTGCAGAGTTGATGACAAAAATGACAGAGATGGAAAGACAAACTAATGAGGCAGCACAAAGACGAGAGGAGTGTGAAAACACAACAGAGGCAGAAGAGAGAATTGCAGAAGACAATGATTTGAGACAAGGCGAACACCAATTGGCAATGGTGATGTTGGATGAAGCCAACATACTTAAtgcggaggaggatggagaaaataaagagaaaatacAGACACCCTGTTTGGACCTTGAGGAAAAAGAATGGACAGAAGTAGGTCAAGAAACAAATGatcagagagcagagcagggagaaGTTGAGATTGAAGTAATGGAGGAAGCCAACATGCTTAgtgaaaaagaggaaagaaaaaaatacaaagagGAAATAAAGACAACCCTTGAGGACATGAGGAGAGACATCTGGGTGGCTGGGGACCAGGGCACACCTGGTGTCACTCTGGTGTCCCTGAGCCAGGCCAGTCTCACCTCAGGACAGGAGGACACACTGCCATG GTTCACTTTGGATGCAGTAATCAGTTGCAGCTCCACAAATGCTGAGGTGGAGAAAATGAGTATGGAgctagagagagaagagcagaaacCCATGGAAAAAGAGGACAATGAAGAGAAGGAGGCCATTGAGATGGAGAAGAAACAGACCAAAAAAGTTGAACTGGCTGACCAGAGGAAAGAGTGGACAGAAGTAGGTCAAGAAACAAATGATCAGAGAGAAGAGCAGGGAGAAGTTGAGATTGAAGTAATGGAGGAAGTGAACATGCTTAgtgaaaaagaggaaagaaaaacatACAAAGTTGAAATAAAGACAACCCTTGAGGACATCAGGAGAGACATCTGGGTGGCTGGGGACCAGGCCACACCTGGTGTCACTCTGGTGTCCCTGAGCCAGGCCAGTCTCACCTCAGGAGGACAGGAGGATCCACTGCCATG GTTCACCTTGGATGCAGTAATCAGTTGGGGCTCCACAAATGCTGAGGTGGAGAAAGGAAGCATGGAGCTGGAGGGAAAGGAGCTGAACAATGTGGAGAAAGAGTtcaaggaagagaaagaagtcATAGAAATGGAGAAGGAACAGACCAAAAAAGTTGAACCGGCTGACCAGAGAAAAGAGTGGACAGAAGTAGGTCAAGAAACAAATGATCAAGGAGAAGAGCAGGGAGAAGTTGAGAATGAAGTAATGGAGGAAGCCAACATACTTAGAGAAGGAGAGGATAGAGAAAACGACAAAGAGGAAATAAAGACAACTCGTTTGGACTTTGAGGACATGAGGAGAGACATCTGGGTAGCTGGGGACCAGGCCACACCTGGTGTCACTCAGCTGGCCCTGAGCCAGGGTAGTGCCACCTCCGGACAGGGGGACACACTGCCATG GTTCACTTTGGATACAGTAATTATTTGGAACAAAGGGACAGAACTAGATGAAGAAACAACTGATAAGGGAAAATATCAGGGCTCACCTGGTGTCACTCAGCTGTCTGTGGGCCAGGACAGTCCCACCTCAGGAAAGGGGGACACACTGCCATG GTTCACTTTGGATACAATAATGAGTTGGAAATCCACAAATGCTGAGGTGGAGAAAATGAGTGGTCAGCTGGATAGTAAAGAGCTGAACAATGTGGGGaaacaggagaaaaaagaaaagcaaaaggaACAGACCAAACTGCATGAAGTGATAGAAAAGGTAACAAAGGCGATGGAGGCAAAAGGAGAGCAAGATATAGCACTGGCGGAGCACAAAAATGATGACGAGATGACGGCCCATCGTGATGACGAGAAACATCAAAAAATAAGCACGGATGGGCCAATCCCTCTGACAGGAAGTCATCAGAAATCCATCAAACCTATGCAAGTGACCAGAGAGGTCAAGAATGACAGAAAGCTGATGAGTGAAACGTCAACCAATACCCTGCTGGGCTGGGGCGACCCAAACTTCCTCAGGCCTGAGGACGATGGCATGGAGACAgccacagaaggagagagacgcGTTGACCAGCCTGAGAGCCAccagggagagaagaaaaaaaagaaatctgttcttaaatggctgaaaaaaaGACTTGGTTTCAAATGA